From one Halosimplex rubrum genomic stretch:
- a CDS encoding glycoside hydrolase family 32 protein, producing the protein MDRDGKLPASVRESPRLDEFARRRREFRTDRYRPDYHFVPPGGLLHDPNGACYWNGRYHLFYQFWPPDVSTDRSWSEAMHWGHAVSEDLVHWRDLPVALSPEDGPEDGCYSGQALVEDDRVLVMYFGTEAGNCVAAADDEYLTDFERSADNPVVPIDEEAPYEVFDPCLWREGDTYHSLSGWKRDGRTSEFHFSSTDLSEWEYRGTLVKDGFHTDPEEDGAVPNFFELDGSHVLLFFSHDRGPQYYVGDYHGGTDFDIRSHGRLNSGPVDHGNLHAPSVLHAEDRSVAFFNVVEGRRDWRADPGEGWAGVVSLPRALSLDGDDLRVEPVEELTALRTNHRRVDDRPLAADEEWVVPDIGGASLELRAEVDVGDAAEVGLSVLRSPDGDEATSVTYWADADALGIELGRSSENPAARSRPPEVGSLSLADDERLDLRVFVDRSIVEVFANGRRTLTTRVYPARDDSVGLSLSARRGAAHLESLDVWDMESIWS; encoded by the coding sequence ATGGACCGCGATGGAAAGCTACCGGCTTCGGTACGGGAGTCTCCGCGACTCGACGAGTTCGCCAGGCGGCGCCGCGAGTTCCGGACGGACCGTTATCGACCCGATTACCACTTCGTCCCGCCGGGTGGGCTCCTGCACGACCCGAACGGCGCGTGTTACTGGAACGGCCGCTATCATCTCTTCTACCAGTTCTGGCCGCCGGACGTGTCGACCGACCGGTCGTGGAGCGAGGCGATGCACTGGGGCCACGCCGTCAGCGAGGACCTGGTCCACTGGCGGGACCTGCCCGTCGCGCTCTCCCCCGAAGACGGGCCGGAGGACGGCTGTTACAGCGGGCAGGCGCTCGTCGAGGACGACCGCGTGCTCGTGATGTACTTCGGGACGGAGGCGGGCAACTGCGTCGCCGCCGCGGACGACGAGTATCTCACCGACTTCGAGCGGTCGGCGGACAACCCCGTCGTCCCCATCGACGAGGAGGCTCCCTACGAGGTCTTCGACCCCTGTCTCTGGCGAGAGGGCGACACCTACCACTCCCTGTCGGGCTGGAAGCGAGACGGACGAACCTCGGAGTTCCACTTCTCTTCGACGGACCTCTCGGAGTGGGAGTACCGCGGCACGCTCGTCAAGGACGGGTTCCACACGGACCCCGAGGAGGACGGCGCGGTCCCCAACTTCTTCGAACTCGACGGCTCGCACGTCCTCCTGTTTTTCAGCCACGACCGCGGACCGCAGTACTACGTCGGCGACTACCACGGCGGCACCGACTTCGACATCCGGTCGCACGGCCGGCTCAACTCCGGCCCGGTCGACCACGGCAACCTCCACGCGCCGTCGGTCCTCCACGCCGAGGACCGGTCGGTCGCCTTCTTCAACGTCGTCGAGGGCCGCCGCGACTGGCGGGCCGACCCCGGCGAGGGGTGGGCCGGCGTCGTCAGCCTCCCGCGGGCGCTCTCGCTCGACGGCGACGACCTCCGCGTCGAGCCGGTCGAGGAACTGACCGCGCTCCGGACCAACCACCGCCGCGTCGACGACAGGCCGCTCGCGGCCGACGAGGAGTGGGTCGTCCCCGACATCGGCGGCGCGAGCCTCGAACTCCGGGCGGAGGTCGATGTCGGCGACGCCGCGGAGGTCGGCCTCTCGGTCCTCCGTTCGCCCGACGGCGACGAGGCGACGTCGGTCACCTACTGGGCCGACGCGGACGCGCTGGGGATCGAACTCGGACGGTCGAGCGAGAACCCGGCGGCGCGGAGCCGGCCGCCGGAGGTCGGCTCGCTGTCGCTGGCCGACGACGAGCGGCTGGACCTCCGGGTGTTCGTCGACCGGAGCATCGTCGAGGTGTTCGCCAACGGCCGCCGGACGCTCACGACGCGGGTCTACCCCGCTCGCGACGACAGCGTCGGCCTCTCGCTTTCGGCGCGTCGCGGCGCCGCCCACCTCGAATCGCTCGACGTGTGGGACATGGAGAGCATCTGGTCGTAA
- a CDS encoding carbohydrate kinase family protein — MDPSVLVAGETLVDFLPESDRPLESTERFARQPGGAPANVAVRLAQLDHTPWFWTRVGADPFGEFLAGVLADRGLPDRFVERDPSAKTTLAFVSGDPSSGPRFTFYRDGTADTRFRPGRVPDEALDAVEWVVVGSVLLASSPSREAVHDLVERAETRDCTVVFDLNARPELWPDADFEAETRRLLPSVDVVKASPEDLGPAGFDADAADDAALLDAVAPELHDLGPHTVFLTLGDRGAAASATAAAPWGADDATHDGYRVDAVDTTGAGDAFTAGAVAALVEGEDDLESVLARANAVAAASTMRAGGMAELPDPESVR, encoded by the coding sequence ATGGATCCGTCCGTGCTCGTCGCCGGGGAGACGCTCGTCGACTTCCTCCCCGAATCCGACCGGCCACTCGAATCGACCGAGCGGTTCGCCCGCCAGCCGGGGGGCGCGCCGGCGAACGTCGCGGTCCGGCTCGCCCAGCTCGACCACACGCCCTGGTTCTGGACACGCGTGGGGGCCGACCCGTTCGGCGAGTTCCTCGCGGGCGTGCTCGCCGACCGAGGGCTCCCCGACCGGTTCGTCGAACGTGACCCGTCGGCCAAGACGACGCTGGCATTCGTGAGCGGCGACCCGTCGAGCGGCCCCCGGTTCACCTTCTACCGCGACGGGACGGCCGACACGCGCTTCCGGCCCGGGCGCGTCCCCGACGAGGCACTCGACGCCGTCGAGTGGGTCGTCGTCGGGAGCGTCCTCCTGGCGAGTTCCCCCTCGCGTGAGGCCGTCCACGACCTCGTCGAGCGGGCCGAGACCCGCGACTGCACCGTCGTCTTCGACCTGAACGCCCGACCGGAGCTGTGGCCCGACGCCGACTTCGAGGCGGAGACGCGGCGGCTCCTCCCGTCGGTCGACGTGGTGAAAGCCTCGCCCGAGGACCTGGGACCTGCGGGGTTCGACGCGGACGCTGCCGACGATGCGGCGCTGCTCGACGCCGTCGCACCCGAACTCCACGACCTGGGACCTCACACCGTCTTCCTGACGCTGGGCGACCGGGGCGCCGCCGCGTCGGCGACGGCCGCCGCGCCCTGGGGCGCCGACGACGCGACCCACGACGGCTACCGGGTCGACGCCGTCGACACGACCGGCGCGGGCGACGCGTTCACCGCCGGCGCCGTCGCGGCGCTCGTCGAAGGGGAGGACGACCTCGAATCCGTCCTCGCCCGCGCTAACGCCGTCGCCGCGGCGTCGACGATGCGGGCGGGCGGGATGGCCGAACTGCCCGACCCCGAGTCGGTTCGGTGA
- the gfcR gene encoding transcriptional regulator GfcR, whose amino-acid sequence MKNIDDLISSATALAEDGFAKGEIADELNVSKETAAWLVQRGDAQSPPPAGSTTEPEDIHVDWSAIGRDSARLTHVGRTVADLLSKQGEEVDLTIGVEKAGAPIATTVARELDTDLGTYAPSKHQWDDGESEELSGSFSRNFAQIRDRECYVVDDTITSGTTMTETVEAIRDRGGEPVACAVLTDKRGVEEIEGVPVYSLVQVLRVGQSE is encoded by the coding sequence ATGAAGAACATCGACGACCTCATCAGCAGTGCGACCGCGCTCGCCGAGGACGGCTTCGCGAAGGGCGAGATCGCCGACGAACTCAACGTCTCGAAGGAAACGGCCGCCTGGCTGGTCCAGCGGGGTGACGCCCAGTCGCCTCCCCCCGCCGGGTCGACGACCGAACCGGAGGACATCCACGTGGACTGGTCGGCGATCGGCCGGGACAGCGCGCGGCTGACCCACGTTGGCCGTACGGTCGCGGACCTGCTGTCCAAACAGGGCGAGGAAGTGGATCTGACCATCGGCGTCGAGAAGGCCGGCGCGCCCATCGCGACGACGGTCGCGCGGGAACTCGACACGGACCTGGGCACGTACGCCCCGAGCAAACACCAGTGGGACGACGGCGAGAGCGAGGAGCTGTCGGGCTCCTTTTCCCGTAATTTCGCCCAGATCCGGGACCGCGAGTGCTACGTCGTCGACGACACCATCACCAGCGGGACGACGATGACCGAAACCGTCGAAGCGATCCGCGACCGCGGCGGCGAGCCCGTGGCCTGCGCGGTGCTGACCGACAAGCGCGGCGTCGAGGAAATCGAGGGCGTCCCCGTCTACTCGCTGGTGCAGGTCCTGCGAGTCGGCCAGTCCGAGTAA
- a CDS encoding HAD family hydrolase yields the protein MDRYEQLYHLYDEFDTASLRAYREMVDLFPPVDSPVALSYWEDASDELEAHREEIREAFPATGETYADIAARATRDQAFTGLDLYNEYGRAVSVLVLDVDETLRSTGTTDNEIPRETLHALTEFHHAGVPIVVCTGQTLENVKGFLIQGLGNEIVHSGDQSVVYESGNGVFTPGHGPDTKRLLYEDLDEDVRAVFDRLRRKVFTVAPDSVRRGCHLQGNEFNVTVKPNFETGSEDAVAVIDTALVTLLDLLGGVVATELDVDPDGQDGGYSPDHYEPIATAVDTATSAVAAAVDWTRAYYAGADGEIREVLAASDALPGETTVPDRVEAYLDQFDVAYYEGDAAEVASRDLNKVVGVRAAFDVLGVDDPFALVLGDSKTDLRVMDWVDDHDAGIAAAPEHASPAVLDHVRSTDGLVFPAGGANDPLATVYALNQFAITE from the coding sequence ATGGACCGCTACGAGCAGCTGTACCACCTGTACGACGAGTTCGACACGGCATCGCTCCGGGCATATCGCGAGATGGTCGACCTGTTCCCCCCGGTCGACTCGCCGGTCGCCCTGTCGTACTGGGAGGACGCGAGCGACGAACTGGAAGCCCACCGCGAGGAGATCCGTGAGGCGTTTCCGGCGACGGGCGAGACGTACGCGGACATCGCGGCCCGTGCGACCCGCGACCAGGCCTTTACCGGCCTCGACCTTTACAACGAGTACGGTCGAGCCGTCTCGGTGCTCGTGCTCGACGTGGACGAGACGCTGCGCTCGACAGGGACGACCGACAACGAGATCCCTCGCGAGACCCTCCACGCGCTCACTGAGTTCCACCACGCTGGCGTCCCGATCGTCGTCTGTACCGGCCAGACCCTCGAGAACGTCAAGGGGTTCCTGATACAGGGCCTCGGCAACGAGATCGTCCACTCGGGTGACCAGAGTGTCGTCTACGAGAGCGGCAACGGCGTGTTCACGCCCGGTCACGGCCCCGACACCAAGCGCCTGCTGTACGAGGACCTCGACGAGGACGTGCGCGCGGTGTTCGACCGACTGCGCCGGAAGGTGTTCACTGTCGCCCCCGACTCCGTTCGGCGGGGGTGTCACCTCCAGGGCAACGAGTTCAATGTCACCGTCAAGCCGAATTTCGAGACCGGCAGCGAGGACGCGGTCGCGGTCATCGACACTGCGCTGGTGACGTTGCTCGACCTCCTCGGCGGAGTTGTGGCGACCGAACTTGATGTCGATCCTGACGGGCAGGACGGCGGTTACTCGCCGGATCACTACGAGCCGATCGCCACTGCAGTCGACACAGCCACATCCGCAGTGGCCGCCGCGGTCGACTGGACCCGTGCGTACTACGCTGGCGCCGACGGGGAGATCCGCGAGGTGTTGGCCGCCAGCGACGCGCTTCCCGGGGAAACCACGGTCCCAGACCGTGTCGAGGCGTATCTCGACCAGTTCGACGTGGCCTACTACGAGGGCGACGCCGCCGAGGTCGCTAGCCGCGATCTGAACAAGGTAGTCGGCGTGCGAGCAGCGTTCGACGTGCTTGGCGTCGACGACCCGTTCGCGCTCGTCCTGGGCGACAGCAAGACCGACCTGCGGGTGATGGATTGGGTCGACGACCACGACGCCGGGATCGCCGCCGCGCCCGAGCACGCCTCGCCCGCGGTCCTTGACCACGTCCGGTCGACGGATGGACTCGTGTTCCCGGCCGGCGGTGCGAACGACCCGCTCGCGACGGTCTATGCGCTCAACCAGTTCGCAATAACTGAGTGA
- a CDS encoding DNA-binding protein, translated as MSSETRFGSKVSDAQTDNQEVEAAVEEQPELRRSVDQEIQGKVDTNHPEARPEGMTLEGEEKFRAREAEIRSTRQRFDRRQSSDREERTREVVKSQTRYAQEEPPEDPRTKLSQEQLAEVNERAAQIVEDLDGRSRAGAAYRLAQKVAEGVDLLNAALLVKEEMYASPGVPVPTGTLEKVPRSTVDIEGEVVQLWDAESPAVCQVGLIEDDTGRTKFTSWVKSDPKLVQEGDHVRLRAVEKSWYEGRVSVAVTGWSQIEFPDRERWWDE; from the coding sequence ATGTCTAGTGAAACGCGATTCGGTAGTAAAGTTTCGGACGCACAGACGGACAATCAAGAAGTCGAAGCGGCAGTCGAGGAGCAGCCGGAGCTACGCCGGTCGGTCGACCAGGAGATACAGGGGAAGGTCGATACGAACCATCCCGAAGCCAGGCCGGAAGGCATGACGCTGGAAGGCGAAGAGAAGTTTCGAGCGCGGGAGGCCGAGATTCGAAGCACACGCCAGCGGTTCGATCGGCGACAGTCCTCGGATCGCGAGGAGCGGACGCGCGAGGTGGTGAAATCACAAACACGTTACGCCCAAGAGGAGCCCCCTGAAGATCCACGGACCAAGTTGAGCCAAGAGCAACTCGCGGAAGTGAATGAGCGCGCAGCACAGATAGTTGAGGATCTCGACGGACGTTCCAGGGCCGGGGCGGCCTACCGGCTCGCACAGAAGGTGGCCGAAGGCGTGGACTTGCTGAATGCGGCGTTGCTGGTCAAAGAAGAGATGTATGCCTCACCCGGGGTGCCAGTCCCGACCGGGACACTCGAAAAAGTGCCACGGTCGACAGTCGACATCGAAGGTGAGGTCGTGCAATTGTGGGATGCGGAGAGCCCGGCAGTGTGTCAGGTCGGATTGATCGAAGACGATACGGGACGAACGAAGTTCACCAGTTGGGTGAAATCGGACCCGAAGCTCGTCCAGGAAGGTGACCACGTCAGGTTGCGCGCAGTCGAGAAGAGCTGGTACGAGGGCCGCGTGTCAGTAGCCGTCACGGGCTGGTCACAGATCGAATTCCCGGACCGCGAGCGGTGGTGGGACGAGTAG
- a CDS encoding DUF7344 domain-containing protein, with translation MPKTQHTANAGSTDSDLSATTIFELLTNERRQRALQYLTQAVGAVPISDLADQLTLWEGEHTREQYERVCTSLVHVHLPKMVDAGVVEYDPACETVNSQEAIEQITPYLELAGHSDS, from the coding sequence ATGCCAAAGACGCAACACACTGCCAACGCAGGAAGCACTGACTCCGATCTATCTGCGACGACTATCTTCGAATTGCTCACGAACGAGCGCCGTCAACGTGCGTTGCAGTATCTCACTCAGGCAGTCGGTGCTGTCCCGATCAGCGATCTCGCCGACCAACTCACGCTCTGGGAGGGCGAACACACCCGCGAGCAGTACGAGCGGGTCTGTACCAGCCTCGTCCACGTTCACCTCCCGAAGATGGTCGACGCTGGAGTCGTGGAGTACGACCCAGCATGCGAGACAGTCAACTCACAAGAGGCAATAGAGCAGATCACGCCCTACCTCGAACTGGCTGGGCACTCAGACAGTTAG
- a CDS encoding type II toxin-antitoxin system death-on-curing family toxin, whose translation MTDDLAYPSVELILDLHEQIVAEGDTTEPGVRSEDAIASALQYISEGFFGEVPETIHEKGVHLIRLLVAEHPFVDGNKRTALRTVVVFYMMNGYTFDYGDEIRALLHRFAIDEAAVDVDTAVIYFRACARRN comes from the coding sequence GTGACTGACGATCTCGCGTATCCTTCTGTCGAACTTATCCTCGATCTCCACGAACAGATCGTGGCTGAAGGCGACACCACAGAGCCAGGCGTTCGGTCAGAGGACGCGATTGCCTCCGCATTGCAGTATATTTCGGAAGGCTTCTTCGGCGAGGTGCCTGAGACCATCCACGAAAAGGGAGTCCATCTGATACGATTGCTCGTGGCGGAACATCCGTTCGTCGACGGGAACAAGCGAACTGCACTTCGAACGGTGGTCGTTTTCTATATGATGAACGGATACACGTTCGACTACGGGGATGAAATTCGGGCTCTCTTGCACCGCTTCGCAATCGACGAAGCCGCAGTCGACGTAGATACTGCAGTCATCTACTTTCGGGCGTGCGCTCGTCGCAACTGA
- a CDS encoding DUF7437 domain-containing protein, translating to MSDTSNRADGDIVRDFLSVADLLEEPQLAQLYAYLAREGEATVQDVMDDLELAQGTAYSYVNRLVDAGVVDITDDEQPRQYAAREIDLTVTTAAGDREYTITPALIDAVGRRETDADIDTYIDRHGVAGLATALTYAVARERGEVTHRLMAEDLDISPLAAEMILQALRPVVHEHYDIEEAGAGLGELDIDDGDAMTIDKADGDDR from the coding sequence GTGTCAGACACCTCAAACCGTGCCGACGGTGACATCGTTCGCGACTTCCTCTCGGTCGCGGACCTCCTCGAAGAGCCACAGCTCGCCCAGCTGTACGCGTACCTCGCCCGGGAGGGGGAGGCGACCGTCCAGGACGTGATGGACGACCTTGAACTCGCCCAGGGAACCGCCTACAGCTACGTCAACCGGCTCGTCGACGCCGGCGTCGTCGACATCACCGACGACGAGCAGCCACGTCAGTACGCCGCCCGAGAGATCGACCTAACCGTGACGACCGCCGCGGGCGACCGTGAGTATACGATCACGCCGGCGCTGATCGACGCCGTCGGTCGCCGCGAGACGGACGCCGACATCGACACCTACATCGACCGCCACGGCGTCGCCGGCCTCGCGACCGCTCTCACCTACGCTGTCGCCCGCGAACGCGGTGAGGTGACCCACCGGCTGATGGCGGAGGACCTCGACATCTCGCCGCTGGCGGCGGAGATGATTCTGCAGGCGCTCCGGCCAGTCGTCCACGAACACTACGACATCGAGGAGGCTGGTGCGGGACTCGGTGAGTTGGACATCGACGATGGTGACGCAATGACCATCGACAAAGCTGACGGAGACGACCGATAA
- a CDS encoding HalOD1 output domain-containing protein, with protein sequence MSSIDAFDTVYKTTEGKEYQYEYDSGERPSEAVITAVSDVAEKSPTPIAGSEEAPDALSPLYEQIDPDGLDALLAGNDDQSEDCLVTFSYDDYVVTVQAGVITVAAPE encoded by the coding sequence ATGAGTTCCATCGACGCGTTCGATACAGTCTATAAGACAACAGAGGGGAAAGAGTACCAGTATGAGTATGACTCCGGCGAACGGCCGAGTGAGGCAGTAATCACGGCAGTGTCGGACGTAGCAGAGAAATCACCCACTCCGATCGCCGGCAGCGAGGAGGCGCCAGATGCACTATCGCCGCTATATGAGCAGATCGACCCTGATGGGCTTGATGCGTTGTTAGCAGGCAATGACGACCAGAGTGAGGATTGTTTAGTGACGTTCTCGTATGATGACTATGTTGTGACCGTTCAAGCGGGAGTTATTACAGTCGCCGCTCCAGAGTAA
- a CDS encoding helix-turn-helix domain-containing protein, with the protein MSFIAEFCVEIPPLSQASTAVPEMQFSGQDIVLEANRPRKFIFTALGTQFDDFENGLEADPTVVEYTRLTKSEETAHYVVTYDTAATSPDTYSVAVEHDISYHDIKLQDGEYTVRARVPDRSSLVKLREHCQENGIPFRLERIYQETGSNFGTHGLTDAQQEAVKLAYENGYFDSPRQSSLKQIADEIGISPQAVGRVAKSSRVQ; encoded by the coding sequence ATGAGCTTCATCGCCGAATTCTGCGTTGAGATCCCGCCCTTATCGCAGGCCTCGACGGCTGTGCCAGAGATGCAATTTTCTGGCCAGGATATCGTGTTAGAGGCGAATCGTCCGCGCAAATTTATTTTTACCGCCTTGGGCACTCAGTTCGATGACTTTGAAAACGGACTCGAAGCAGACCCAACTGTCGTTGAGTATACCCGCCTCACAAAATCAGAGGAGACTGCCCACTATGTCGTCACGTACGATACTGCGGCAACTTCACCAGACACGTATTCCGTCGCTGTCGAACATGACATTTCCTATCACGATATCAAACTACAGGACGGCGAATATACCGTACGAGCGCGTGTCCCAGATCGGAGTTCACTCGTTAAACTCCGCGAGCACTGCCAGGAGAATGGAATACCATTCCGGCTTGAGCGTATATATCAAGAAACTGGGTCAAACTTTGGGACACATGGACTCACAGACGCTCAACAAGAGGCGGTAAAACTGGCGTATGAGAATGGCTACTTCGACTCTCCACGACAGAGTTCGTTAAAACAAATCGCTGATGAAATTGGGATCTCCCCTCAAGCAGTTGGTCGTGTCGCAAAGTCCTCTAGAGTTCAGTAG
- a CDS encoding ISH6 family transposase, whose protein sequence is MHATIDVRFTISIDEDKTVPLATLAEFVTEQNVESVLLESMVESLDASRVEALCGEKHAHGNGDQRFQRAGTDTRTAVTTAGEHEFDLHYVEDTAADHDESSYFRPVEDVLSFDGQNRYQQDIAAKSVDLATSVSYRDAADHGDGILSKMPSPTTINRRAKEYGNKLKQFLPDCVADTDADAVIPDGTKCHSQDDDRAYHSVQATLGEDTAKESRSLLDLSINADWDETAAKLDDMDAVTDDATVVSDADEGIVTAFTDENRNHQLDLVHVGRTLDYNLWDDGVFSLDRRNEIVSEVIDEVFHLKNSVAKHRPNEEFAAIRERIARTTERIEKTAWQLDQFGSEKAAGYLQRWLPSIVTFAEQAVEGFEVPWTSNPVERLMGEVSKRCKNQWMRWTTEGLEAILQLRLVKYADPEHYQSFLDELLQRSTKTAMSCDLSIESTRGKL, encoded by the coding sequence ATGCACGCCACAATCGACGTGCGGTTCACGATTAGCATCGACGAGGACAAAACGGTACCGCTCGCCACGCTTGCCGAATTCGTTACCGAGCAGAACGTCGAATCTGTACTGCTCGAATCGATGGTCGAGAGCCTCGACGCGAGCCGCGTCGAGGCGCTCTGTGGTGAGAAACACGCTCACGGCAATGGTGATCAGCGATTCCAACGCGCCGGTACTGACACCCGCACAGCCGTCACAACCGCCGGTGAGCACGAATTCGACCTTCACTACGTCGAAGACACCGCCGCTGACCACGACGAATCCAGCTACTTCCGGCCCGTCGAAGATGTTCTCAGCTTCGACGGGCAAAACCGCTATCAGCAGGACATCGCCGCCAAGAGCGTCGATCTCGCTACTTCGGTCAGCTATCGTGACGCTGCTGACCACGGCGACGGCATCCTCTCGAAGATGCCGTCGCCGACCACCATCAATCGTCGCGCCAAAGAGTACGGCAACAAGCTCAAGCAGTTCCTTCCAGACTGTGTCGCTGACACAGACGCTGACGCCGTTATTCCTGACGGCACGAAGTGTCACAGCCAAGACGACGACCGCGCGTACCACTCCGTCCAGGCCACGCTCGGCGAAGATACTGCCAAGGAATCACGCTCTCTGCTGGATCTCTCGATCAACGCTGACTGGGACGAGACAGCCGCCAAACTCGATGACATGGACGCAGTCACTGACGACGCGACGGTCGTCAGTGACGCTGATGAGGGTATCGTCACGGCATTTACCGACGAAAACCGTAATCATCAACTTGATCTCGTCCACGTCGGCCGAACGCTGGACTACAACCTCTGGGACGACGGCGTGTTCTCCTTGGATCGGCGGAACGAGATCGTCTCGGAGGTGATCGACGAGGTGTTCCATCTGAAGAATTCGGTCGCCAAGCACCGTCCAAACGAGGAGTTCGCGGCGATCCGCGAGCGGATCGCGCGAACGACCGAGCGTATCGAGAAGACAGCGTGGCAGTTGGATCAGTTCGGGTCAGAGAAAGCTGCGGGGTATCTACAGCGGTGGCTGCCGTCGATCGTGACGTTTGCCGAGCAGGCTGTCGAGGGGTTCGAGGTGCCGTGGACCTCGAACCCCGTCGAACGGCTGATGGGCGAAGTCAGCAAGCGGTGCAAGAACCAGTGGATGCGCTGGACAACGGAGGGGTTAGAGGCGATACTCCAGCTTCGGCTGGTGAAGTACGCCGATCCAGAGCACTACCAGTCGTTCCTCGACGAACTGCTCCAGCGATCGACCAAAACAGCAATGAGCTGTGACCTCTCAATTGAGAGCACCAGAGGCAAACTCTAG
- a CDS encoding type IV toxin-antitoxin system AbiEi family antitoxin domain-containing protein, protein MGIIEQSQNIRQGLSTRESRLLAQLAGAGHQIISVDDIETTLEVPPNTAREIASRLTEKGWLDILFAGRYLIIPLAAGEEGLYTTHEYLIAAHVAEPMYIGYYSALSHHGLTEQVPRTVYVVTPTRAQSREIHGVPYRVTTVTERKFFGFEPTSIEGTTVQVSDQEKTLVDCADHPEFCGGLRELATAMRTADDWGCDWDTVGEYLERLDNGAATKRIVYLADQLGIDLPAREELVASFTSGYSLLDPTRPDTGSTDSTYRLRINVEPAMLEPTES, encoded by the coding sequence ATGGGTATCATAGAACAATCGCAAAATATACGCCAGGGTCTCTCGACTCGAGAAAGTCGACTCCTTGCACAACTCGCTGGCGCGGGGCACCAGATCATCTCCGTTGACGATATCGAGACGACGCTGGAGGTTCCCCCAAACACCGCCCGCGAGATCGCCTCCCGGCTCACCGAGAAGGGCTGGCTCGACATACTGTTTGCCGGCCGATACCTCATCATCCCACTCGCAGCCGGTGAAGAGGGCCTGTACACAACCCACGAGTACCTCATCGCCGCCCACGTCGCCGAGCCGATGTACATCGGCTACTACAGCGCCCTCAGCCACCACGGACTGACTGAACAGGTCCCCAGGACGGTGTATGTCGTTACGCCGACCCGAGCGCAAAGCCGAGAGATCCACGGCGTCCCGTACCGCGTCACGACAGTCACCGAGCGGAAATTCTTCGGATTCGAGCCGACATCGATCGAGGGCACGACCGTTCAGGTCAGCGACCAAGAGAAGACGCTGGTCGACTGTGCGGACCACCCCGAGTTCTGTGGTGGCCTTCGAGAACTCGCAACCGCGATGCGCACCGCCGACGACTGGGGCTGCGACTGGGACACCGTCGGCGAGTACCTCGAGCGCCTCGATAACGGCGCGGCGACCAAGCGGATCGTCTACCTCGCCGACCAGCTCGGCATCGACCTCCCCGCCCGCGAAGAACTCGTTGCGTCGTTCACGAGTGGGTACTCCCTGTTGGACCCCACGCGGCCCGACACCGGATCGACCGACAGTACGTACCGCCTCCGAATCAACGTCGAGCCAGCCATGCTGGAGCCCACGGAGTCCTGA
- a CDS encoding helix-turn-helix domain-containing protein: protein MSETDTGAADAGPFAEQQRLFKLLSQDTRHLIIQELLGHPAHLMSLAELEYMTGKSQAAIKDQLETLIDAGLLARYTYEPSEGKRDLPAQFYGFTERGVEVLHDYKYLRGLPVARALYENTRKTEKIERHESAPRPELPDAVAEALEFDEPDLEAVDGGTNP from the coding sequence ATGAGCGAAACCGACACGGGCGCGGCCGATGCAGGGCCGTTCGCGGAACAGCAGCGGCTGTTCAAGCTGCTGTCCCAGGATACGCGCCATCTCATCATCCAGGAGCTGCTGGGCCATCCCGCCCATCTAATGTCGCTCGCCGAACTCGAGTATATGACCGGGAAGAGCCAGGCGGCCATCAAAGACCAGTTGGAGACGTTGATCGACGCCGGGCTCCTCGCACGCTACACGTACGAACCAAGCGAGGGGAAACGTGATCTCCCCGCCCAGTTCTACGGATTCACAGAGCGGGGGGTCGAGGTCCTCCACGACTACAAGTATCTCCGTGGGCTTCCGGTCGCACGTGCCCTCTACGAAAACACGCGCAAGACCGAGAAAATCGAGCGCCACGAATCGGCCCCTCGCCCGGAGCTTCCGGATGCCGTCGCGGAAGCCCTCGAATTCGACGAGCCCGATCTCGAGGCCGTCGATGGTGGCACAAACCCATAG